The genomic DNA AATAGCAAGACCGTTTGTAGGGAAGAAAAAAGGTGAATTCAAAAGAACATCGAACAGACATGATTTCTCTATACAGCCGCCGGGGGTAACAGTACTGGATAAATTAAGCGAAGCCGGCAAGGATGTAATAGGAATAGGAAAGATCTACGATATTTTTGCAGGAAGAGGAATTACTGATACAAGAAAAACAAATAAAGACGATCTTGACGGAATAAAGAAAACAATAGAAGCACTGAAGGAAGATACTAACGGGCTTATATTTACGAATCTTGTAGATTTCGATATGCTTTACGGACACAGAAGAGATACCGAAGGGTACAAAAATGCCCTTGAGCTGTTTGATAAATGGCTGCCGGAAATAGAAAAAAATCTTCGTGATGATGAAATACTTATAATAACAGCTGATCACGGAAATGATCCTACATACAAGGGAACGGATCATACAAGAGAGTATATACCGGTATTGGTTTACGGGAAACATGTAAAAAAAGGTGCAGATATAGGAACAAGAGAAAGCTTTACAGATATAGCCTCTACAATAGAAGAGCTTTTACTTGGCAATAAGACAGAAGGAAGCTTTGCTGATATTATTTTAGACTAATATAATATTTAATATAGGAAACGGAGTGGTTAGATGAAAAGAATGATGATTTTTTTATCGATGTTGTTATCGGTAGTTTTATTGGGAAAAGAGGTAAATATTACCATACTTGGTACATCAGATGTACACGGAAGAATGGTGCCGTGGAATTATTCCACAGACAAGGCAGATTTTTCGGGATCGTACAGTCAGATTTCCGAAGTAATAAAAGATTACAGACAAAATAATAAAAATGTTATTGTAGTGGATATAGGGGATATAATTCAGGATAATTATATAGAAAAATTTATTAATGAACCTCAGCATCCGGCAATGACAGCACTAAACGAAATGAAATATGATATAATCATACCGGGAAATCATGAGTTTAACTTTGGCATGGATGCTTTGAACAAAGTATTCAAACAATTTGACGGAAAAGTTTTGTCAGCTAATATTTATTATAAAACCGGAGAAAGATATCTTGAACCAAGCACGATAATGACAGTAGACGGAATCAAAGTAGGTTTAATAGGTGCAACCACTCCTTTAGTAGAACAGTTTGAGGAAGAATCAGGAAATGTTAAGGATATGAGATTTGCAATGCCTGCAGATGAAATAAGAAAAGAAGTTCAGAATCTGAAAAAGCAGGGTGCAGATGTAATAGTACTTCTGGCTCATATGGGACTTCCAAATGAAAATAATATACCGGGAACAGGTGTAGTGGATATAGCAAACGAAGTTTCGGGAATTGATGTAATTATAGCAGGGCATGAGCATAAAAATGTAAGTAAGCAGGTAGTAAACGGAACAATAATAACTGAGCCTTACAGATACGGAGCTGCGATTTCTGTAGTTGACCTGAAATTTAACGTAGATGCCAAGGGAAAGAAAACACTTATAAACAAAGATGCAAAAACTATAAGTGTAAACAGTGAAAAATCAGATAAAAAAGTGGAAGAGATATATGCTCCATATAGTGAAATATTAATAAAAGATGCAAATGTAAAAGTAGGAGAAACTGCAAATGATATGGTACCTCAGGTACTGGTGAAAGGAATACCTTCTATTTATATGAAAGATTCGGGATTATCAACATTATTTGGTGATGTGCAGATTTATTACAGTAAGGCTGATGTAGTGTCATTCCTTGTGGATAATAAAAAAGCAGTGCTTAATAAAGGAGATATCAAAAAGAAAGATATAGCCAATAATTATCAGTATACTTCAGGGGAAACTACAGTGTACGAGCTTACGGGAAAAGATCTGAAAGATTATATGGAATGGTCGGCTGCATACTTTGATACTGTAAAGCCCGGTGATACCGAATACAGAT from Sebaldella termitidis ATCC 33386 includes the following:
- a CDS encoding bifunctional metallophosphatase/5'-nucleotidase, whose product is MKRMMIFLSMLLSVVLLGKEVNITILGTSDVHGRMVPWNYSTDKADFSGSYSQISEVIKDYRQNNKNVIVVDIGDIIQDNYIEKFINEPQHPAMTALNEMKYDIIIPGNHEFNFGMDALNKVFKQFDGKVLSANIYYKTGERYLEPSTIMTVDGIKVGLIGATTPLVEQFEEESGNVKDMRFAMPADEIRKEVQNLKKQGADVIVLLAHMGLPNENNIPGTGVVDIANEVSGIDVIIAGHEHKNVSKQVVNGTIITEPYRYGAAISVVDLKFNVDAKGKKTLINKDAKTISVNSEKSDKKVEEIYAPYSEILIKDANVKVGETANDMVPQVLVKGIPSIYMKDSGLSTLFGDVQIYYSKADVVSFLVDNKKAVLNKGDIKKKDIANNYQYTSGETTVYELTGKDLKDYMEWSAAYFDTVKPGDTEYRYDPVRGASKYMTYDMFGGVKYKIDLREAPGNRIKDLRLAKGNKKVTDDMKIKVGLNAYRYEMLVAKGGPLEGRRVDPVWDSKTAFGEEEGTIRNMTIRYIRDAKKGKIDGKAHGYWEVIGIE
- a CDS encoding phosphopentomutase; the encoded protein is MSKINRVTLIVLDSVGAGELPDAKDFGDEGSNTLGNLSKATGGLNLPNMQKIGLGNITDITGVAPNNNPDGAYGKAKEVSIGKDTTTGHWEMSGVILERPFPNYMKGFSEEVIKEFSEKTGRGVLWNKAASGTVVIEDCGEEQMKTGKWIVYSSADPVFQIAANEEIIPLEELYKACEIALEICNAKSPVSRVIARPFVGKKKGEFKRTSNRHDFSIQPPGVTVLDKLSEAGKDVIGIGKIYDIFAGRGITDTRKTNKDDLDGIKKTIEALKEDTNGLIFTNLVDFDMLYGHRRDTEGYKNALELFDKWLPEIEKNLRDDEILIITADHGNDPTYKGTDHTREYIPVLVYGKHVKKGADIGTRESFTDIASTIEELLLGNKTEGSFADIILD